ACCCAATATGATTTTGGCTTCCAGCCATCGCCAAGTGTGCCAAAACCCATCAAATCCAACATCATGAAGTCTCGGTTTTTGTTCTAACTAGAATGAATATAACTTTAATCCAGATCCCAGGCTAGTAAAGTAGCCCATAGGCTTAGTGACATGAATCATGGCCAACTAACCTGGTTCGTGGATCATATAATGGACCCAGCCTTGGCTCTGTTGAACTCCTAAGTTCCTCCATTCTGATTCAGACATCAGGTGTGTTTTAGGGACCAGTTTGGCTATATCCTTTGGTAACATCACATGCCTGCAAGCAGGAGGAAGAATACAACGTGACAACTCTGAAGGCAGATACCTTCTCCCGTTACCCAACGGCACTTCAAGGGCTTGGTCTCCCAGGAGCCCcaactctctctttctccccgcccccagggtcccaggccagaagggacagggGATTGTTACCAGCTAGCCcaggctgattttcagcggcCCCCACACTGCCGGGGGCGGCTCTGCCGTTCAGTTTAGTTTTAACTAAAGCTGCTCACACATTTTACAGGGCGATTTACTTTGCGTGCAAGAGCAGTTCAGTGCTGGCTGAGACCTGCAGGCAGAGACCGTCTAGGAGCGGCCCCGCGCCAGGGCCGGAACGAACGTTACATGCCGGGGAGACTGGGCCCCAGCCCGACCCCCCGGTAACGCCCCCGGGGCCGCGGAGAACGGGGGAGACTGGGCCCCAGCCCGACCCCCCGGCCCCCGGTAACGCCCCCGGGCCCCGCGCCAGGGCCGGAACGAACGTTAGCTGCCGGGGAGACTGGGCCCCAGCCCGACCCCCCGGTAACGCCCCCGGGGCCGCGGAGAACTGGGGAGGCCGCGGGCCCCAGCCCGACCCCCGGCCCCCGGTAACGCCCCCGGGCCCCGCGCCAGGGCCGGAACGAACGTTACATGCCGGGGAGACTGGGCCCCAGCCCGACCCCCCGGTAACGCCCCCGGGGCCGCGGAGAACTGGGGAGGCCGCGGGCCCCAGCCCGACCCCCGGCCCCCGGTAACGCCCCCGGGCCCCGCGCCAGGGCCGGAACGAACGTTACATGCCGGGGAGACTGGGCCCCAGCCCGACCCCCCGGTAACGCCCCCGGGCCCCGCGCCCCGTTCCCAGGCGGGTTGTGCAGCCCCGGGGGCCCCTCCCTCGGCCGCgcgccggcccggccccgccccctctcaCCGATACTCGAACTCCTCGTCGTCGTACTTGTCCGAGTAATAGATCTGCTTGTGCGCCATGCTCCCGCGGTCCGCCCCCTTCCCGGCGGCCTCTGCGCGCTCCCGGGCCGCCGCGACGCCTTGGCAGGTCTCGCGCTGCCCTCCGCCCGCCAgcggcccccctcccccaccgctctCAACCGCCGCTTTCAAACGCCGCCGCCCCCCGCGCCCATTGGCCCAGCCGGAGGAGGCGGGGCGAACTCCTCTCACCTGATCGCCAGGGACGCGATTGACGAAGTCCAGCAGGGGTGTGTCCCCCCGGCTCCCCTAGCTCTCTCATTGGCCAAGCCGGGAGAAGGGGCGCTCGCGTTCCGCCCTGGCGCTCCTTGGGCGGGGTGGAAAGGAGCGTGCGTTCCTATTGGCTCGTCTCCTGCGGCCGGCCTTTGTCCGGAGCGTCGCGTTCCCCCGTCACGTGACGGGGCCCGCTGAGGCCGGGCTGGGGGGGGCCGGAAGTGAGTGGCTGAGGGAGGGTCCGGGCAGAAGTTTGTGCTGGAGCCGCGGCCGCCGGCAGCCGAGCGAGCCCGGAGGATCCATGGTGCCCCGGTGAGAGCCGCGCGCGGCCCCCGGCCCCCGGCCCCCTCCTGTgcgctgcccccccccggcccgaTCCCCCCCCGGGCCTGCCTCCCCCCGGTCCTGCCCTGGCCcgatcccccccaaccccccggcCTGCCTCCCCCCGGTCCTGCTCCGGCCcgatcccccccaaccccccggcCTGGCTCCCCCCGGTCCTGCCCCGGCCCGATCCCCCCCGGCCCGATCTCCTCCCCGACCCCCTGGGCCTGCCTCCCCCCGGTCCTGCCCTGACCCGATCCCCCCCAGGCCCGACCCCCCCCCAGGTCTGGTCTCCCCGGTCCTGCCCCGGCCCGATCCCCCCCAGGCCCTATCTCCCCATCCCCAGGCCCGATCCCCCCCAGGTCTGGTGCCCCCGGCCCGATCTCTCCCCCGACCGGTCCTGCCCCGGGGCCGATCCCCCCAAGGTCTGGTCCCCCCGGCCcgatcctcccccccccccggcctggagCCCTCAACCCTCCTGCCCGGCCACCCCCAGGTGTGCCCCCCTCCCCGACCGGTCCTGCCCCGGGCCCGATCTCCCGCCCTGCAACCCCCCAGCCCAAtcccccccagacctcccccccccccggaccggtcctgcccctggcccgatcccccccccccccccgaccggtCCTGCCCGGCCCAGTCTCCCGTCCCGCAACTCCCTGGCCCGATCcctcccccagacctcccccccccccgtaccgGTCCTATCTCTGGCCCGATCCCCCTCAGATCTGGTCCCCCCGGCCCGATCTCCTCCCCCGGACCGG
The genomic region above belongs to Gopherus evgoodei ecotype Sinaloan lineage chromosome 24, rGopEvg1_v1.p, whole genome shotgun sequence and contains:
- the CKS1B gene encoding cyclin-dependent kinases regulatory subunit 1, whose amino-acid sequence is MAHKQIYYSDKYDDEEFEYRHVMLPKDIAKLVPKTHLMSESEWRNLGVQQSQGWVHYMIHEPEPHILLFRRPLPKKPEK